One Acidimicrobiia bacterium genomic window carries:
- the purB gene encoding adenylosuccinate lyase encodes MIARYALEPMARLFTDEERYATWLEVEVLAVEAWAKLGVVPAEDAVAIRERAGFEVAAIEARELITDHDTAAFVDVVQASVGGPAARWIHHGLTSSDVVDTALSVTLVRACDLLLEAVDALQAVVADRAREFRTVPMVGRTHGIHAEPTTFGAKLALWALALRRDGHRVERARAGIAVGKLSGPVGTYSHVDPEVEAFVCERLGLRAVPATQVIARDRHAELLYACASLGATVEACALQIRLLQRTEVGEVAEPFRTGAQKGSSAMPHKRNPVKSEQLCGLARVLRVNVVAGLEDVALWDERDISQSSVERIVLPDSLQLAYYVAVRLREIVQGLDVYPLRMRANLESSHGLVFSQGVLLALVDAGWTRDDAYRVVQRAAVQSWEQGRPLLEVLRDDDEVVATLGDRLAACFDLTSVLEHATRAVDALDEPGGL; translated from the coding sequence TTGATTGCCCGTTACGCGCTCGAGCCGATGGCCCGTCTGTTCACGGACGAGGAGCGCTACGCCACGTGGCTGGAGGTCGAGGTCTTGGCGGTCGAGGCCTGGGCGAAGTTGGGTGTCGTCCCCGCCGAGGACGCAGTGGCGATTCGCGAGCGCGCAGGATTCGAGGTCGCCGCGATCGAGGCTCGGGAGCTCATCACCGACCACGACACCGCGGCGTTCGTCGACGTGGTTCAGGCAAGCGTCGGGGGCCCTGCCGCTCGGTGGATCCATCACGGGCTGACCTCGAGCGACGTCGTCGACACGGCCCTGTCGGTCACGCTCGTCCGAGCCTGTGACCTCTTGCTCGAGGCCGTGGACGCGCTGCAGGCGGTCGTCGCCGATCGGGCCCGCGAGTTCCGCACCGTCCCGATGGTGGGTCGAACGCACGGCATCCACGCCGAGCCCACGACCTTTGGCGCCAAGCTGGCGCTGTGGGCCCTGGCGCTGCGACGCGACGGCCATCGTGTCGAGCGTGCCCGAGCCGGGATCGCAGTCGGGAAGCTCTCGGGTCCGGTCGGCACCTACTCGCACGTCGATCCGGAGGTCGAGGCCTTCGTCTGCGAGCGACTCGGCCTCCGCGCCGTGCCCGCAACCCAAGTGATCGCGAGGGACCGCCACGCCGAGCTGCTCTATGCCTGTGCCTCCCTGGGCGCGACCGTCGAGGCCTGCGCGCTCCAGATCAGGCTGCTCCAGCGCACTGAGGTCGGCGAGGTGGCCGAGCCGTTCCGGACCGGCGCCCAAAAGGGCTCGAGCGCGATGCCGCACAAGCGCAACCCAGTGAAGAGCGAGCAGCTCTGCGGCCTGGCTCGCGTGCTGCGGGTGAACGTCGTGGCCGGGCTCGAGGACGTCGCCCTCTGGGACGAGCGGGATATCTCCCAATCGTCCGTGGAGCGGATCGTGCTTCCCGACTCGTTGCAGCTCGCCTATTACGTCGCCGTTCGACTCCGGGAGATCGTGCAGGGCCTCGACGTGTACCCGCTTCGGATGCGGGCCAACCTGGAGTCGTCGCACGGGCTGGTCTTCAGCCAAGGCGTCCTGCTCGCGCTCGTCGATGCGGGTTGGACCCGAGACGACGCCTATCGGGTCGTCCAACGAGCCGCCGTTCAGTCGTGGGAGCAGGGCCGCCCGTTGCTCGAAGTCCTGCGCGACGACGACGAGGTCGTCGCGACGCTCGGCGACCGGCTCGCAGCGTGCTTCGACCTCACGTCGGTGCTTGAGCACGCGACGCGTGCCGTCGACGCCCTCGACGAGCCGGGCGGCCTGTGA
- the purQ gene encoding phosphoribosylformylglycinamidine synthase subunit PurQ translates to MGARVAIVVFPGTNCELDVATAVEGRGGVPELVFHTETTLRGADAVVIPGGFAHGDYLRTGALARFSPVMTAVSEHAASGGPVVGICNGFQVLTEAALLPGALRKNAGLRFLCQTVACRVTGTRSALTRRAPLGAVLQLPINHFEGAYTCDQGTLDELRAEERVVLRYVDNPNGSVDDIAGVANETGNVVGLMPHPERASDALLGSADGVVLLESFLAAAADRSVAA, encoded by the coding sequence GTGGGGGCGCGGGTCGCGATCGTCGTGTTTCCCGGGACGAACTGTGAGCTCGACGTGGCCACCGCCGTCGAGGGCCGGGGCGGCGTCCCCGAGCTGGTGTTCCACACCGAGACCACCCTGCGGGGGGCTGACGCAGTGGTGATCCCCGGTGGCTTCGCGCACGGCGACTACCTGCGAACCGGCGCGCTGGCCCGCTTCTCGCCCGTCATGACCGCGGTGAGCGAGCACGCTGCGAGCGGCGGCCCGGTCGTCGGCATCTGCAACGGGTTCCAAGTGCTCACGGAGGCGGCACTGCTGCCGGGCGCGCTCCGGAAGAACGCTGGGCTCAGGTTCTTGTGTCAGACCGTCGCGTGCCGCGTCACGGGCACGCGATCGGCGCTGACCCGACGGGCACCACTGGGAGCCGTGCTGCAGCTGCCGATCAACCATTTCGAGGGTGCCTACACGTGCGACCAGGGCACGCTCGATGAGCTCCGCGCTGAGGAACGGGTCGTGCTGCGCTACGTCGACAACCCCAACGGCAGCGTCGACGACATTGCCGGCGTCGCCAACGAGACCGGCAACGTCGTCGGACTCATGCCCCACCCCGAGCGGGCTTCGGACGCCCTGCTCGGCTCCGCCGACGGCGTGGTCCTCCTCGAGTCGTTCCTCGCGGCGGCAGCAGACCGCTCGGTGGCGGCGTGA
- a CDS encoding phosphoribosylaminoimidazolesuccinocarboxamide synthase — translation MTGVALPHRYTGKVRDLYAVASDQILIVASNRISVFDVVLGDEIPDKGRALTALSTFWFTRTAGLAANHFLSADPNQFPAGAGVEAAGRAMLVRAAQPVRLECIARGYLFGSAFEEYDERGTVGGHRLPSGLRRAECLAEPLFTSTTKAEPGAGHDEALTDAEAATRVGETTFERCRDTTLALYRFAARHAEARGLLLADTKLEFGCVGDELVVIDELLTPDSSRYWDAEQYAVGTSPPSFDKQYVRDYYASIGWDHTPPAPELPHSVIVGTRDRYIEAYERLTGLRFAAWHAPRP, via the coding sequence GTGACTGGGGTCGCCCTCCCGCACCGATACACGGGCAAGGTCCGTGATCTCTACGCTGTAGCTTCCGACCAGATCTTGATCGTCGCCTCCAATCGCATCTCGGTGTTCGACGTGGTGCTCGGTGACGAAATCCCGGACAAAGGGCGCGCCCTCACCGCCCTCTCGACGTTCTGGTTCACGCGGACGGCGGGGCTGGCCGCGAACCACTTTCTCTCCGCGGACCCGAATCAGTTTCCGGCCGGCGCCGGGGTCGAGGCAGCGGGTCGGGCGATGCTCGTCCGCGCGGCGCAGCCGGTACGCCTCGAATGCATCGCCCGCGGGTACCTGTTCGGCTCGGCGTTCGAGGAGTACGACGAGAGGGGCACGGTCGGTGGGCACCGGCTCCCGTCGGGTCTTCGTCGAGCCGAGTGCCTCGCCGAACCGCTGTTCACGTCGACGACGAAGGCTGAGCCCGGAGCGGGTCACGACGAGGCGCTCACCGACGCAGAGGCGGCGACGCGAGTCGGCGAGACGACCTTCGAGCGGTGCCGCGACACGACCTTGGCGCTCTACCGATTCGCTGCCCGGCATGCCGAGGCCCGTGGCCTGCTCCTCGCCGACACCAAGCTCGAATTCGGATGCGTCGGCGACGAGCTCGTGGTGATCGACGAGCTCCTGACGCCAGACTCCTCGCGCTACTGGGACGCAGAGCAGTACGCGGTTGGCACGTCACCACCGTCCTTCGACAAGCAGTACGTCCGTGACTACTACGCCAGCATCGGGTGGGACCACACGCCGCCTGCACCCGAGCTGCCCCACTCGGTGATCGTCGGGACCCGCGATCGATACATCGAGGCGTACGAGCGGCTCACCGGCCTCCGCTTCGCGGCGTGGCACGCGCCGCGCCCGTGA
- the purS gene encoding phosphoribosylformylglycinamidine synthase subunit PurS, which translates to MRYEARIEVTHLPGVLDPQGATVERALPALGYHNVSDVRIGKCIRLVVEAADRDGARRQVEAMCERLLVNPVIEAYDVELADLLPAG; encoded by the coding sequence GTGCGCTACGAGGCCCGCATCGAGGTGACGCACCTCCCTGGCGTTCTGGATCCCCAAGGAGCCACGGTCGAGCGGGCGCTCCCCGCCCTGGGCTACCACAACGTCAGCGACGTCCGGATCGGCAAGTGCATCCGCCTTGTCGTCGAGGCTGCCGACCGGGACGGGGCCCGCCGCCAGGTCGAGGCGATGTGCGAGCGTCTGCTCGTGAACCCCGTGATCGAGGCCTACGACGTCGAGCTCGCTGACCTCCTGCCGGCAGGCTGA
- the purD gene encoding phosphoribosylamine--glycine ligase has translation MSRRVLVVGGGGREHALAWALARSPSVGEVVAAPGNPGIEAIGRCVAVDPKDPAAVARLAHDLAADLVVVGPEEPLVAGVADAVAASGRPVFGPGAAAARLEGSKAWMKEVLTGAGVPTAEHASFRADQQEEALTFLETLDGLYVIKTDGLAAGKGVLVTDSQDEARAAVRRYLSGEAFGDAGRTVVIEEGLRGPELSLLVVCNGDPNAAAPLEPAQDFKRIGDGDTGSNTGGMGAFSPVPAAGPELVEQVMALAVRPTLHALAAGGATYRGVLYAGLMLTIDGPKVVEYNVRFGDPECQVVLPRLETDLGDLCDAAARGAAVPPVRFRDHACVTVVMASEGYPNAPRTGRVITGVEAAEARPDVMVFHAGTARDPDGTLVTAGGRVLDVTAVGPTISEARRRAYDAAAAITWSGVQYRHDIAAAA, from the coding sequence GTGAGCCGACGGGTCCTCGTCGTCGGCGGCGGCGGCCGCGAGCACGCCCTGGCGTGGGCCCTGGCTCGCAGCCCGTCCGTCGGCGAGGTCGTGGCCGCGCCCGGCAACCCCGGCATCGAGGCGATCGGCCGCTGCGTCGCCGTCGACCCCAAAGACCCGGCCGCGGTCGCGCGACTCGCCCACGACCTGGCGGCGGACCTCGTGGTCGTCGGTCCCGAGGAACCGCTCGTGGCCGGTGTCGCCGATGCCGTAGCGGCCAGCGGCCGGCCGGTGTTCGGCCCGGGCGCGGCGGCGGCCCGCCTTGAGGGCTCGAAGGCGTGGATGAAGGAGGTACTGACCGGCGCCGGAGTCCCGACCGCTGAGCACGCATCGTTTCGCGCCGACCAGCAGGAGGAAGCGTTGACCTTCCTCGAGACCCTCGACGGTCTGTACGTCATCAAGACCGACGGTCTCGCCGCCGGAAAGGGGGTCCTCGTCACCGATTCGCAGGACGAAGCGCGGGCGGCGGTGCGCCGCTACCTGAGCGGGGAGGCGTTCGGCGACGCCGGTCGGACCGTCGTGATCGAGGAGGGGCTCCGCGGACCCGAGCTGTCCTTGCTCGTGGTGTGCAACGGCGATCCCAACGCCGCGGCGCCGCTCGAGCCCGCTCAGGACTTCAAGCGGATCGGCGACGGCGACACCGGGTCGAATACCGGCGGGATGGGGGCGTTCTCGCCGGTCCCGGCGGCCGGGCCCGAGCTCGTGGAGCAGGTCATGGCTCTGGCCGTGCGGCCGACGCTCCACGCCCTCGCGGCGGGGGGCGCGACCTACCGCGGTGTGCTGTACGCGGGGCTCATGCTCACGATCGACGGTCCGAAGGTCGTCGAGTACAACGTGCGGTTCGGCGACCCCGAGTGTCAAGTCGTCTTGCCGCGCCTCGAGACGGACCTCGGTGACCTCTGCGACGCTGCGGCTCGCGGCGCGGCGGTCCCACCGGTCCGTTTCCGGGACCACGCGTGCGTGACGGTCGTGATGGCGAGCGAGGGGTATCCCAACGCACCCCGAACCGGACGCGTCATCACCGGCGTCGAAGCGGCTGAGGCTCGACCTGATGTGATGGTGTTCCACGCGGGAACGGCACGGGACCCGGACGGGACGCTCGTCACCGCCGGCGGGCGAGTCCTCGACGTCACCGCGGTAGGGCCAACGATCTCCGAGGCTCGCCGGCGCGCCTACGACGCCGCGGCCGCGATCACGTGGTCGGGCGTGCAGTACCGCCACGACATTGCCGCAGCCGCGTGA